One part of the Spirochaetota bacterium genome encodes these proteins:
- a CDS encoding DUF3450 family protein has product MRVSAYILLLFIIINSAHGEDDKNFILRKRIMETKKKIESYNSKSKEIEGRTEEFSKKHAERVKKRRRDISRLGEDVSKFEKELRVENIKIMSNKKVLKNLERQFAVFRKKIKENMNNYNQSILKGLPKSTEDRSLNVSRLISDTEFANITTEEIFNRYYIFLNKELITGLDSEVYVKDNIEYLRIGWILLAYSDSEGKNVGLLTRKDGKWVWRNSLDFSMRKAIRDSIKMVKGKKAPELIKFPIPLALIREDLQGAFK; this is encoded by the coding sequence ATGAGAGTGTCAGCTTACATCCTGTTGCTTTTTATTATAATAAACTCAGCCCATGGAGAGGACGATAAAAACTTTATTCTCAGAAAGAGGATAATGGAGACCAAGAAGAAGATAGAGTCCTATAATTCGAAATCAAAGGAGATTGAAGGGAGGACAGAGGAGTTTAGCAAAAAGCATGCGGAGAGGGTAAAGAAGAGGAGGAGGGATATCTCCAGATTGGGTGAGGATGTATCAAAATTTGAAAAAGAGCTGAGGGTGGAGAATATTAAGATAATGAGCAATAAAAAAGTTTTAAAAAACCTGGAAAGACAATTCGCCGTTTTCAGAAAGAAGATTAAGGAAAACATGAATAATTATAATCAATCTATATTAAAGGGATTACCAAAGAGTACTGAAGACCGTTCGCTCAATGTTTCAAGGTTAATTTCGGATACTGAATTTGCAAATATTACAACTGAGGAGATATTCAATAGATATTATATTTTCTTAAACAAGGAGCTAATTACTGGCCTGGATTCAGAGGTTTATGTTAAGGATAACATAGAGTATCTTCGAATAGGGTGGATATTGCTGGCATATTCCGATAGTGAGGGGAAGAATGTGGGCCTACTAACGAGAAAGGATGGGAAATGGGTATGGAGGAATAGTTTAGACTTCTCAATGCGGAAGGCGATCCGGGATTCTATAAAAATGGTTAAGGGCAAGAAAGCGCCTGAACTTATTAAATTTCCAATCCCCCTTGCCTTAATCAGGGAGGATCTGCAAGGAGCATTCAAATGA